One Paroedura picta isolate Pp20150507F chromosome 3, Ppicta_v3.0, whole genome shotgun sequence genomic window carries:
- the INKA1 gene encoding PAK4-inhibitor INKA1 isoform X3 — MKESSEVLRGQMQRMMRTLHDLKRAHDRDLQLDPEEIRPLPTVPSPKQCTSPRVSAISEADSACCLEVAVEEETAFSPPSSERSLEFDSGYSEVSGSSWRDEEGPPPLRVSKLSSGGFLRRRAPARRPRPKSASDACLERWWEVEPADAEDWTVSLLSQSRNRQPLVLGDNCFADLVENWMDLPEESGERGRLQRWLAKPHGFLLNLSGNMRRRLAGISRTERNKQDSDGTKRFSCPVGLGARPTFPFFHQSHANISELSTDCNSFAALMNCRSRQPIICNDVIGYI; from the coding sequence ATGAAGGAGTCAAGCGAAGTGCTGCGGGGCCAGATGCAGCGCATGATGCGGACTCTCCATGATCTGAAAAGGGCCCACGACCGAGACCTCCAACTGGATCCTGAGGAAATAAGGCCACTTCCCACCGTGCCTTCCCCAAAGCAGTGCACAAGTCCGAGGGTATCGGCCATTTCAGAAGCAGACTCTGCATGTTGCCTGGAGGTGGCCGTGGAAGAGGAgacggccttctctcctcccagcAGTGAGAGGAGCCTGGAGTTTGATTCGGGTTACTCTGAAGTGTCAGGGAGCAGCTGGCGGGATGAAGAGGGGCCCCCACCACTGCGAGTCAGTAAACTTTCCTCAGGGGGCTTCTTGCGCCGCCGAGCACCTGCCAGGAGGCCTCGGCCCAAATCTGCTTCTGACGCCTGCCTGGAGCGGTGGTGGGAAGTTGAACCCGCAGATGCAGAGGACTGGACAGTGTCCCTTCTGTCACAGAGCCGCAACCGGCAGCCCCTGGTGCTGGGCGACAACTGCTTTGCCGACTTGGTTGAGAACTGGATGGACCTGCCTGAGGAGAGTGGGGAGCGTGGGCGGCTGCAGCGCTGGCTAGCCAAGCCCCACGGATTCCTCCTCAACCTTTCTGGCAACATGCGCCGCAGACTAGCAGGCATTTCACGCACTGAGCGTAACAAGCAGGACTCTGATGGCACAAAGCGTTTTTCCTGCCCTGTGGGACTGGGTGCACGGCCAACGTTCCCGTTCTTCCATCAGTCCCACGCCAATATCAGTGAACTTTCTACAGACTGCAACAGCTTTGCTGCCCTCATGAACTGCCGAAGTCGGCAGCCGATCATTTGCAATGATGTGATTGGATACATCTAG
- the INKA1 gene encoding PAK4-inhibitor INKA1 isoform X2 — MHSARLDAFVSRLRAEVLCMKESSEVLRGQMQRMMRTLHDLKRAHDRDLQLDPEEIRPLPTVPSPKQCTSPRVSAISEADSACCLEVAVEEETAFSPPSSERSLEFDSGYSEVSGSSWRDEEGPPPLRVSKLSSGGFLRRRAPARRPRPKSASDACLERWWEVEPADAEDWTVSLLSQSRNRQPLVLGDNCFADLVENWMDLPEESGERGRLQRWLAKPHGFLLNLSGNMRRRLAGISRTERNKQDSDGTKRFSCPVGLGARPTFPFFHQSHANISELSTDCNSFAALMNCRSRQPIICNDVIGYI; from the exons ATGCACAGCGCCCGCCTCGACGCCTTTGTGAGCCGCCTCCGTGCAGAAGTG TTGTGCATGAAGGAGTCAAGCGAAGTGCTGCGGGGCCAGATGCAGCGCATGATGCGGACTCTCCATGATCTGAAAAGGGCCCACGACCGAGACCTCCAACTGGATCCTGAGGAAATAAGGCCACTTCCCACCGTGCCTTCCCCAAAGCAGTGCACAAGTCCGAGGGTATCGGCCATTTCAGAAGCAGACTCTGCATGTTGCCTGGAGGTGGCCGTGGAAGAGGAgacggccttctctcctcccagcAGTGAGAGGAGCCTGGAGTTTGATTCGGGTTACTCTGAAGTGTCAGGGAGCAGCTGGCGGGATGAAGAGGGGCCCCCACCACTGCGAGTCAGTAAACTTTCCTCAGGGGGCTTCTTGCGCCGCCGAGCACCTGCCAGGAGGCCTCGGCCCAAATCTGCTTCTGACGCCTGCCTGGAGCGGTGGTGGGAAGTTGAACCCGCAGATGCAGAGGACTGGACAGTGTCCCTTCTGTCACAGAGCCGCAACCGGCAGCCCCTGGTGCTGGGCGACAACTGCTTTGCCGACTTGGTTGAGAACTGGATGGACCTGCCTGAGGAGAGTGGGGAGCGTGGGCGGCTGCAGCGCTGGCTAGCCAAGCCCCACGGATTCCTCCTCAACCTTTCTGGCAACATGCGCCGCAGACTAGCAGGCATTTCACGCACTGAGCGTAACAAGCAGGACTCTGATGGCACAAAGCGTTTTTCCTGCCCTGTGGGACTGGGTGCACGGCCAACGTTCCCGTTCTTCCATCAGTCCCACGCCAATATCAGTGAACTTTCTACAGACTGCAACAGCTTTGCTGCCCTCATGAACTGCCGAAGTCGGCAGCCGATCATTTGCAATGATGTGATTGGATACATCTAG
- the INKA1 gene encoding PAK4-inhibitor INKA1 isoform X1 has translation MRPICKMRNVRALDIFQTLCQPSFMFPSLFCLYDRVSSALAYIFLSTWKICASAHDVSLLVWLWNGAFFTPFLAVHRGFLQKKTGCIILACSDVLPSHTTATTKRPPSGSEKRLCMKESSEVLRGQMQRMMRTLHDLKRAHDRDLQLDPEEIRPLPTVPSPKQCTSPRVSAISEADSACCLEVAVEEETAFSPPSSERSLEFDSGYSEVSGSSWRDEEGPPPLRVSKLSSGGFLRRRAPARRPRPKSASDACLERWWEVEPADAEDWTVSLLSQSRNRQPLVLGDNCFADLVENWMDLPEESGERGRLQRWLAKPHGFLLNLSGNMRRRLAGISRTERNKQDSDGTKRFSCPVGLGARPTFPFFHQSHANISELSTDCNSFAALMNCRSRQPIICNDVIGYI, from the exons ATGAGACCAATTTGTAAAATGAGAAATGTTAGAGCTCTTGACATTTTCCAAACCCTTTGTCAGCCCTCCTTcatgtttccttctcttttttgtcTTTATGATAGGGTCTCCTCAGCTTTGGCCTATATTTTCCTTAGCACCTGGAAGATCTGTGCCTCTGCTCATGATGTTTCTCTGTTGGTCTGGCTCTGGAACGGAGCATTTTTCACTCCCTTCCTAGCTGTACATAGAGGTTTCTTACAGAAAAAGACAGGTTGCATCATTTTGGCTTGCTCAGATGTCCTGCCCTCCCACACAACAGCAACAACTAAGAGGCCTCCCAGTGGTTCAGAGAAAAGG TTGTGCATGAAGGAGTCAAGCGAAGTGCTGCGGGGCCAGATGCAGCGCATGATGCGGACTCTCCATGATCTGAAAAGGGCCCACGACCGAGACCTCCAACTGGATCCTGAGGAAATAAGGCCACTTCCCACCGTGCCTTCCCCAAAGCAGTGCACAAGTCCGAGGGTATCGGCCATTTCAGAAGCAGACTCTGCATGTTGCCTGGAGGTGGCCGTGGAAGAGGAgacggccttctctcctcccagcAGTGAGAGGAGCCTGGAGTTTGATTCGGGTTACTCTGAAGTGTCAGGGAGCAGCTGGCGGGATGAAGAGGGGCCCCCACCACTGCGAGTCAGTAAACTTTCCTCAGGGGGCTTCTTGCGCCGCCGAGCACCTGCCAGGAGGCCTCGGCCCAAATCTGCTTCTGACGCCTGCCTGGAGCGGTGGTGGGAAGTTGAACCCGCAGATGCAGAGGACTGGACAGTGTCCCTTCTGTCACAGAGCCGCAACCGGCAGCCCCTGGTGCTGGGCGACAACTGCTTTGCCGACTTGGTTGAGAACTGGATGGACCTGCCTGAGGAGAGTGGGGAGCGTGGGCGGCTGCAGCGCTGGCTAGCCAAGCCCCACGGATTCCTCCTCAACCTTTCTGGCAACATGCGCCGCAGACTAGCAGGCATTTCACGCACTGAGCGTAACAAGCAGGACTCTGATGGCACAAAGCGTTTTTCCTGCCCTGTGGGACTGGGTGCACGGCCAACGTTCCCGTTCTTCCATCAGTCCCACGCCAATATCAGTGAACTTTCTACAGACTGCAACAGCTTTGCTGCCCTCATGAACTGCCGAAGTCGGCAGCCGATCATTTGCAATGATGTGATTGGATACATCTAG